The Lysobacter luteus genome contains the following window.
CGGCAAGCACAATCCACCCGCGTGGCTGGCGATGTTCCACGGCCTGCTGGCCGCGGCCGGACTCACGTTGCTGGCCTACGCGGCACTGGCCGAAGGTGTCCCCGCGATGGCCCAGCTGGCGCTGCTGCTGTTCCTGGTCGCGGCGGGCGGCGGCGCGGTGCTGAGCCTGCGCTACAAGTGGAACAACCTGCTGCTGCCCGCGTGGCTGGTGATCGTCCACGCGTTGGCCGCGGTGCTGGGTTTCGTGTTGCTCGCGGCCGTGGTGCTGCTCGGCGCAGACGGCTAGGACTTACGGCAGCACCGCGCCCGAACCGGCCACGAACGGATACCGGGCAAAGATCGCGGCGACCGCCTGATCCGCCGACGCGGCACGTTCCTGGGCGGTGCGCTGGGTCACCCGGCCGATCGCGTCGCCGGTCCAGACCAGGTGGTTGCGCTCGGCGTCGACCAGGTCGACCGTGAGCGTGCCGACGGTGTACTGGCGCACGCGCGTTTCGTCATACCAGACGGGCACGGCGAAATAGCTGCGGGCGCGATAGCTGTAAAAGTACTGCACGTCGCTGCGTGGCACGTTGTAAACGTCGCGCTCTTCCCGGATATAGCCCTGGAAGTTGACCCGCAGGTCGGGGTCGGCCGGATCGAAGCGGTAGCCGCGTGCGTCCATCTCGCGGCGGACAGACTGCTTGATGCGGTCGGAGAGATAACTGGTGTAGCCCGACTGCTCCATCGCGATCGGCTCGTAGAATGCGTACGTGCGATAGGCGGAGAAGTCCACGGTCGGGTCGGCGTCGGTACTGACGCGCGGCCCGGTGGCACAGGCGGCCAGCAGCAACGTGAGCAGGACGGCCAGCAGCAGCCGGAACGGGGTTTCCCGGGAAAAGTGGCGACGAGTCATGGCGCAGCGCTCCTGAATCGGACACGAAGACGCTAGCAACGCGTCCGGCGCGCCCGCGTGAAGCCGCCGGGACCCCGATTCCACCGCCCGTCCGATCGCCAACAATTACCCCTCAAGTGCGCGCCAGGGCTGCCGTTAACAGGGACGACCACTCCCGCGAGCGTCCCTTGGACTCACAGAACCGTGTTGCCGAACCGCCGGGCGCCCGAATCGCGGGGCCCGGGCGGCAGCGTGCCCGGAAGCTGTGCGACAGGGTGCTGTGCGACCGGGTGCTGTGCGACCGGGTGCTGGGAGGCGACCCACGGCTCCGGATCCGGACCACCCAATGGTTGATCACGGTGGCCGTCTACATCGGTTGCGGGACCGTCTTCGGTCTCGCGATGGGCATGGGGTGGGTGGCGCCGGACGCATCGATGCTGCCGTGGGCGACGTTCGTCGGGACCATGCTGGCCGTGCTGTACGTGGCGCTGCGCAGCGGCTGGAGCGCACGCTTCCACGATGCCGCGCTCACTGCACCGCAGATCGTGCTGGGCGTGACCGCAGCCTGCTGGGGCTACGTGCTGGGTGGGCCGGTGCGCACCGCGGCCTTGTTCCCGCTGTTGCTCGTGCTGATTTTCGGCACATTCTCACTGGGTTGGCGACGGATCCTCTGGCTGACCGTATTCGCCATCGTCTCGCTGTCGTTCTCGATCGCGCTGCGGCATGGGCCGTCGCCCGGCGGGGACTGGTCGCTCGACGCGCCGGGGATGCACGTCGACCTGGTCAACCTGGGCATGCTGGTGGTGCTGCTGCCGGCCACGTCGCTGGTGGCGGTGCGGCTGTCATCGCTGCGACGCAAGCTGCGGTCGGAGCGTCGGGCCCTGACCGAGGCGTTGGCGGAAGTGCAGCGGCTGGCGACCCGCGACGAGCTGACCGGGCTGCCCAACCGGCGCCACATGCAGGAGCTGCTCGATCGTGAGCTGGCGCGCTCGGCACGCCACGAACACCGCTTCAGCATCGCGCTGATCGACCTGGACCACTTCAAACGCATCAACGATGCCCACGGTCATGCGGCGGGCGACGCGGTGCTGCGGTCGTTCGCGATGACCGCGGTGGGTGGGCTGCGCGGACAC
Protein-coding sequences here:
- a CDS encoding GGDEF domain-containing protein, which translates into the protein MAVYIGCGTVFGLAMGMGWVAPDASMLPWATFVGTMLAVLYVALRSGWSARFHDAALTAPQIVLGVTAACWGYVLGGPVRTAALFPLLLVLIFGTFSLGWRRILWLTVFAIVSLSFSIALRHGPSPGGDWSLDAPGMHVDLVNLGMLVVLLPATSLVAVRLSSLRRKLRSERRALTEALAEVQRLATRDELTGLPNRRHMQELLDRELARSARHEHRFSIALIDLDHFKRINDAHGHAAGDAVLRSFAMTAVGGLRGHDVLARWGGEEFLLLMPDTAGPQAEATVWRMLERVGHLPFMDAGSLSFSAGVCEYRRGETATQLLDRADVQMYEAKRAGRGTVQVG
- a CDS encoding DUF4136 domain-containing protein, with the protein product MTRRHFSRETPFRLLLAVLLTLLLAACATGPRVSTDADPTVDFSAYRTYAFYEPIAMEQSGYTSYLSDRIKQSVRREMDARGYRFDPADPDLRVNFQGYIREERDVYNVPRSDVQYFYSYRARSYFAVPVWYDETRVRQYTVGTLTVDLVDAERNHLVWTGDAIGRVTQRTAQERAASADQAVAAIFARYPFVAGSGAVLP